The nucleotide sequence gacaattaaaaaggaacggagggagtataaactAAATATTCAAGTTTACAGTGTACAGACGGTATTTAAATGCTACGATCTAGATTACAACGTTACCTCTGAACCTTTTAAGGCCATTTCCGCTTATTAGTTGTTGGGTCACTAGGGGAGCCTTAGGGGActgtccacatcgaggctagaacaaccgcacaagcaagagagacgccacactcttacccaaaacctcaaggcaatgggtttatgggtcctcttaaggtgttcaacctttactattttatccgggacatataactcacacttgcaaacCAACATTAGTAACTATGAGTCATACTCAACTTGCTTTCAAAAATTGTCACATGTACTTGGCTCTTAAATTCTACGGTTACattatacaaaaagaaaaaagtatgtATGATTTGTGGTGATAAATTGCAGTACCTCAGCAACAGGAGTAAACCATCTAAGACCAAAACGAGGAATAGAGGTTCCATGAATAGGAGTCAAATAACATGTTTCAGAGATGTTGAATTCAGCAGCTACTAATTGCAACCATTCAtcatctttatcttcttctaGTAAACACACTGCTGCTGGATTCCCTTTGAATGCTGAATCTGTGAATGCATCCACCTGAGTATGTACCTCATCACTCAGATTCACACAACAGCTATGGTTTTCTTTCACAATAATAACAACAGTTATAACATTActcaatgaaataaataaataaacaaactacATACCACGTAGTATTTCACAGGTTTCTTTGCCATTGAAGATATTCTAACAGTAACAGGTCTTGCTGATGAAACTGGTCGATGTCCCTATGGAATGAGCATATGTACTATACACAGCTCAGCCGCCTCCAAGACTTTAAATGATAACATTGTATAAAAGTTTATGTAAagtgtattgaaaattaaaatttttgactttttttataaatttttttttcttattttagaaTCTAAAGAGTATTATGAGACACTCGTTATCAAGACCTAATTTATTATAAGTGAACAACAATACATATAACACCGACTGGACTGGTCAATGGTTGTTGGagttttaattaaatcattttcaaaCATTATTGCTGTAGTATAATGAGACAATTCTGTGGagtataagagaaaaaaaaaaaaaaaaaatactccctccgtccttataTATAacacccttttgccaaaatcacatgaattaagatagtggatatttgtattaaagttgtttgtaatcactattgtttttacaattttattctttaagaaagaaggttatttatattttcaacatgttatttattgttgattgaagaaaaagatgtataataaataggagcatgtatgtaaagaaataattaatgtagttgaaaataacaaaggagtcttataaaaagggacaaaaaaaattctcaaaatggtcttataattaaggacggagggagCAATATCTTCCAACATGACGTGATAAAATTGACTTCTAAAGACAAAAATCTCTTACCAACaaacattatttataaaattaaagcaATGAACCCTTTAGTCAATCTTCATCTGTTTAATTTGTGGtcgaaaattttatataaaaaaatctctTACGCTAAAATTCCCAACTTTTTGAAGATGATTCAAATAAGGAGATGTTGTATTTTACTTTAGTCAACAGTATTAATCAATATCTTATTTGTATTCAATGTAAATCTTAGGCAATAGCCAATTTTCTGCTCAATTGTCTTCTAATCTTTAATCTAAGAATCTTGATGAACTACTCTCGCATTGAATTTAGATTGTTGGCCGGAAAATAGgtaaaatttgaccaaaaattGCTCAATCAAGAAATCGCTAGCCATCTCGTTTTATATATACACAGACACATATTGACATATAAATCGGATAATCGTAAGTtttcataattaataattaaaatcttATTTCATAAGCTACAACAGAGAAAACCAACAATCAACATTTTATTGTTGACTGATGGTATCAACCAATTAAAAATACAGGTTGGCGATGAACTAATTTACAGTGAtatttggaaaataaattaaaattaactacAGTTTGAACACTGTCCATCCCCGTACAAAGGGAGGGGCTTGATTTTAGTTCTGAGAATATCCAATAATGGGTTTTATTGTATGGACAATGGACAGCAGTTCTGCCCAGAACAAACTACCAACTTCCTTCCTTCGACATTCTCAGGAAATGGGACAGAGTGATCTTTGGGAGCTCCGGAGAagcccttttcttcttctttatcttaGTCGTCTTTGACGTCTCTGTGCCATTCAGATCAGACACCGTGTCTGACGCCAGATTGTAGAACTGTTTACAAAAACATCACAGCAAAAACTCTTAGTTTTTTGTGAACATTTTTCTTCTGTCATAATAGAGCATCATATTTTCAGCATATTAACAGAGGGGTAGCTTATCTGATACTTACCTCACAAACTCCATGCAGCAACAATCTATGGAAAGGATCTTTAATACTAAGTTCAAGAAGGTCTCCATCTGTGCTTTCGGTTATGAAGGCCCGTAGACATTCCTGGGAGTAATGAAGGTTCCATGTAAACGCCGACAAACAGATTTTAAACACAGCAAAGGAAAAAATACAACAAGCACTGATAATTTAGCCCCTTTTCCATGTAACAGGACAGAGCAGCATCATAATAATCAGGTATATACCTCATAACCCTCTATGAGTTCAAAAAGAGAGCTGCGGCGAAGTGCCTCTCTTGTATTACTACCAACTCTACGCCAACCATTCAACACAGCCATCTTGTCAGCATCAATGCGACCTTCCTTCTTTTCTAAAGAATTTTCAAAGGCGTGAATTATATTAACCTACCAAACAGATAAATCAGATAGTTGTTTGTCAGTTGTGAATTGTGAACGCACCACATccatgaaaatataatcatagCAATTTTCATACGACAATAAGCATGTCAGCaaccctttcaaaaaaaaaaaaagcatgtcAGCAACCAGCATACAGATTATATTTTCACCTTGATCTAAACTAATATAATTCCTCACACATGTACTCATAGTTTCACGTGATTAGGTAACCCACACAAACCACTACATATGtaaattttacacaaaccatGATAACACTAACAAGATCTCAAGCACTATAAACACAAGTCACACCCTAAACAACATTAGGACCATCCCATCATAAAAAACTGCTAAAGAAACAAGGGAAATTTTGAAGTTATAACTAGAAGTTGCTTTGCCAAGTTAAAAGCCAATATTAACAAAACTGATGCTTGTTGAATCCAATTACAAGGGCATCAAATTGCTTTCTTAAACAGTGGAAGTTTTGAAGAAATGATCTgcgaaagagagaaagaaatataaCCTCTTTGTCCATGTCTATATTTCTGAATCTGTCCCACTCCTCCACATTAGTCAAGGAAAATGTTGAAGGTGGAACTTCATCACCTGTTTTATGAACCCAAAcattataaacataaaaaaggGAACAACGGCCcatagaaaaaggaaagaaagaataaaGCCACTAGGATTGGACTAGTGGTGAGGGGCATGGGTAGTTTGCACGAGGTCATAGGTTCAAACCTCAATGCGACCATTGTACTctaagaaaggaaagaaagaatagATTAGAAAGTggatataaaattataatatcaatTAAAGTTCCAAGCCAGTTCACTTTCACAATATCCTGCATATTTGATGTAAATTTTATATGCATTCTCCTTCATTCAAATGCACTTAAATAACAAAGCATGCACACAGAGAAGAAAAACATGAAACATTAAATAAGTTTCGTGTATGGAAGAATCCCATTCTTGTTGCCTAAATGCAACTGCAGTCTCaggcaaaaagaaaagaaaagaaaaaaaaacaccagtATAAGCGTTGTGAATTACTGCATAACACACACACATCAGTCACACGAATAATTACCAAATGGTGGTGGAGCAAACAAGCCTCTAATTTCCTCTGCATTTAAACGTGGCACAAGTTCCATCAAGAGGCGGTCATTTAACCACCTACGAGATCTTCGATTTGTGACCTGAAACAGTTAAAATTAAACTCAAGTTAACTCAGAATAAGTAAAACCATGAATTAATACAATACAAGCACTTTTATGAAAACACAAATAAACAATTAGCAAAGATTATAGCTTCTTGTGACATAATTACATAATCTTAATTTCAGTTCATAGACGCGCAGTTATGAAATTCTTCATTTATCCTCCATATTTAAGATGCAAGAGCGACATATAGAGAACAAATTCAGCTAATAAATACTCTCATTAAGGTGAGTTCATTAGAGTaaggaatttgaaatgaattaaaGCTAAACAATTATAATCAACCAAACATTTCCTTTTTGGTGTTAGCCCTCTGGTTCCTGGGGAAAAGGACTCTGGTAATACAGAGTTCGGCCGTGAGGTAGCCAAGAATTATTCCACTCAGGAATCCAAATCGGGTACCCCCGATCGATTCGTCCTTTGGCggagctcattaaccacttgagcttAATCACTTGATTACAACCAAACATTTCTTATAGAGTTAAAAACCAATTAGAAATTctgatttgttttgtttcattgaAAAGTTGATAAAATGTCACTCTGTCATCTCATAAATACTGATAAGTTTCATATTTTGTTCCATTATGTATTGATAAAAATCccataacaaataaaaataaaaataaaaataagaacaaaaacttCCATTTGTTTCTTATTTATCTCACACACTTAACAGAGACAGTAGCAATAGATAAATgctgaaacaaaaaacaaatgattatttttttcaattgacaCAGACACACCTTTCCCGTAAAGCTTTCAAGGAActcaattttcttttcaattgacATCGAATTGGATTTTGCACCATCacctgcaacaaaaaaaaaaaaaaatgaattttttatttcaaaacacgAACCTGCAGATGCAAATGAATAGTTGGAAAATGAACCCCTGGGGTGGTTGATCAAATGAGAAGAAAGGAGAAGGTCGAGATCTCTGTGCTGAAGAACCATGATTGTTGATTGATGAAGCAAGTAGATCTAAGGAAGCGGTGATATATGAGAGGATTGAAACGAACTGAAATTGAATAATGATTTGTTTCAAGTCAAGATAAACAAACTAGTGGAAGAGGTATTTTTTGGTCTCTCAGGGGGAATATTCTTTTGCTTAATTAATGCAAGTACTGGACCGGGTCCGTCACACGCTAAtcactttctttttccttttttaaatataaattaaaagtcattataaataaatatgatgaaTCTATCAACAAACTtacattattattaatgttaatAGTATAGAATGACAAATTGAATATGTCTACAAAATATGAGTTTATGCAAGTCTATGGATCTGAAATGCTGACAACGTAAAAGTTATTGATTAAATTTGCATGTGATTAAAGTTAATTTTTCAACTCGAAACAAATAAACATCgcataaagacaaaaaaaaaaatcaaaagaaatgtATTCGTGCTAAGACGATGAAATCACTAAGCAAACGAAAGAAGacttaaaatatatgaaaatcgTTTAGTTTGactagaagagaaagaaaaacaatttaaatgagTAATATCGAGGCAAAAATGACTCAATATCAGTAgatcaaaaagaagaaaagtgatAATGATTCGGGTTTGGAAACGAGATAAAAATGgtgagaaaaagagaaaagtatTTTTCTATTGTATTTCACCAATTAAATGTCCATCACgattttttaataagaaaaattatttttccatatttCATGCTTGTCGCGTGtcctttgaaattttgaaaaagctatGAATTTCGAATTCTAAATTCAAATGggatattttggtcattttcaaTTGGAAAAATAATTGGATCAACATTCCAAACCATGTTAAGAACATTTGTCACCCCTTTCAACCATCACCCCGAACACCTCATCCTAAAGAAATCTCCTGGCAACTAATACCAAATGATTTTCAGACAAATCAAAGAGATGCTTGAACCTATCATGTAAGGGACCGTCCTTTGACcacaaatcaatttaaaaaataatttagtcacATCATCCACCACCCGCAACAAATTATCATCAAACTAAGTCTCCACCTCCGCTTTCGCACCTCATTAGATATCCACCATATCTTTCCATTTAGTTGACCGTCCCTCCCTCCTTGCCCTCCTTCCTACCCGTACATAGTGATTAAAGCCTTATATCACATATCCCCTGATCCACATCCTAGATATTTGTTTACGTAACAAAGTTATATTAAACTCCCAAATTAAATAATGTCTAATCATAAAATTTTACTATCTTACGTTTTTctattcataaaattaaagtgtCTCTGTCAAAGGATGTAGTGGTTGTTAGATTGCCAATATTATGGAGAGGTTAATTGTACACTGCACAAGTAAAATTGTAGTGCGTAGTgcaatattttttatactattagAGTAATAAATCGTAAAATGTTGAGACTTATTGTTTCAATGGTAAAAACAAGGGAAAATTACACACACTTCCCTTGAGGTATGTACAAATGTCACTCACACCCCCTTgatttctaaaaaaacattgaCCTCCCTTATAACTTAACACTGTTATAATTTTGACGGAAACTAC is from Medicago truncatula cultivar Jemalong A17 chromosome 1, MtrunA17r5.0-ANR, whole genome shotgun sequence and encodes:
- the LOC11431198 gene encoding R3H domain-containing protein 4, whose translation is MVLQHRDLDLLLSSHLINHPRGDGAKSNSMSIEKKIEFLESFTGKVTNRRSRRWLNDRLLMELVPRLNAEEIRGLFAPPPFGDEVPPSTFSLTNVEEWDRFRNIDMDKEVNIIHAFENSLEKKEGRIDADKMAVLNGWRRVGSNTREALRRSSLFELIEGYEECLRAFITESTDGDLLELSIKDPFHRLLLHGVCEFYNLASDTVSDLNGTETSKTTKIKKKKRASPELPKITLSHFLRMSKEGSW